In a single window of the uncultured Methanobrevibacter sp. genome:
- a CDS encoding flavodoxin family protein, producing MSKVILLNASPRGNSNTGIVLEQCAREIEAEGVEAEIISLKGMKIQSCIACLKCTETGNCVLNDGLADIIEKIRHADGFIPAAPVYFGTARGDIMAALQRIGKVSRGGDKFLDWMVGGPIAVARRGGVTLTLQEMMMFFAINNMIVAGSTYWNMVIAGPEGTALEDTEGIETIRLFGRNVAKIIKKVRD from the coding sequence ATGAGTAAGGTTATTCTATTAAATGCTAGCCCAAGAGGCAACTCAAACACAGGTATTGTTCTTGAGCAGTGCGCACGTGAAATTGAAGCAGAAGGCGTTGAAGCTGAAATCATCTCACTTAAGGGAATGAAAATCCAGTCCTGCATTGCATGTCTTAAATGCACAGAAACTGGCAACTGCGTTTTAAACGATGGTCTTGCAGATATTATTGAAAAAATACGTCATGCTGACGGTTTCATACCTGCTGCACCGGTCTATTTCGGAACCGCAAGAGGAGATATCATGGCAGCACTTCAGAGAATTGGTAAAGTCTCTCGTGGGGGAGATAAATTCCTTGACTGGATGGTCGGAGGTCCGATTGCTGTTGCAAGACGTGGTGGTGTTACTTTAACACTTCAGGAAATGATGATGTTTTTCGCAATCAATAATATGATTGTTGCAGGAAGTACATACTGGAATATGGTGATTGCAGGTCCTGAAGGAACTGCACTTGAAGATACGGAAGGAATAGAAACAATAAGGCTTTTTGGAAGAAATGTAGCTAAAATAATTAAAAAAGTAAGGGATTAA
- a CDS encoding NifB/NifX family molybdenum-iron cluster-binding protein, which produces MRLAVVSSDGENVDLHLGRGKSVYVYDWEDELDFVEKRDIEIAEDSKHQGGKVIKACEDCDVLIAVQYGFKSKIKAENAEIKLVMDEGPIDEVLQRYIDHVNFMKN; this is translated from the coding sequence ATGCGTTTGGCTGTTGTATCATCTGATGGTGAAAATGTGGATTTGCACCTCGGACGAGGAAAATCAGTATATGTGTATGACTGGGAAGATGAGTTGGATTTTGTCGAAAAAAGAGATATTGAAATAGCAGAAGATTCAAAACATCAGGGGGGAAAGGTTATTAAGGCCTGTGAGGATTGTGATGTTTTAATTGCTGTTCAGTATGGTTTTAAATCCAAGATTAAAGCTGAAAATGCTGAAATAAAATTAGTAATGGATGAAGGGCCGATTGATGAGGTTCTTCAAAGATATATTGACCATGTCAATTTCATGAAAAATTAA
- the mtnP gene encoding S-methyl-5'-thioadenosine phosphorylase produces the protein MIGIIGGSGVYEITQKADSCVKEMVKTDYGEVEVSILEIFSKKVAFIPRHASGHSIPPHKINFRANIDALKNVGVTQIIATNSVGSMNENMPPGTFVIPNDFLDFSQDRKKTFYEDKVVHIDVTEPYCPTLRDILAKSGDVILGGTYVCTEGPRFETPAEIRMFKMLGGDLVGMTGLPEVTLAREREMCYNSICIVSNYASGISENELTIDEVFEMVGKMEARLLEMIYNFIKNAEDSPDCQCHHALDGAEV, from the coding sequence ATGATAGGTATAATCGGCGGAAGCGGAGTGTATGAAATCACACAGAAAGCAGATTCCTGTGTGAAAGAAATGGTTAAAACAGACTACGGCGAAGTTGAAGTTTCAATTCTTGAGATTTTCTCCAAAAAAGTGGCTTTCATACCTCGTCATGCATCAGGTCACTCAATTCCACCTCATAAAATTAATTTCAGAGCCAATATCGATGCATTAAAAAATGTTGGCGTTACTCAGATAATCGCTACAAACTCAGTGGGATCTATGAACGAAAATATGCCTCCGGGCACTTTTGTTATCCCGAATGACTTTTTGGATTTCTCACAGGACAGGAAAAAAACATTCTATGAAGATAAGGTTGTTCATATAGATGTTACAGAACCATATTGTCCTACTTTAAGAGATATTCTCGCCAAATCAGGCGATGTCATTTTAGGAGGCACATACGTCTGTACAGAAGGGCCAAGATTTGAAACTCCTGCTGAAATCCGAATGTTTAAAATGCTTGGAGGAGACCTTGTGGGAATGACAGGTCTTCCGGAAGTTACACTGGCACGTGAAAGGGAAATGTGCTACAATTCAATATGCATCGTATCCAATTACGCTTCAGGAATCTCAGAAAATGAGCTGACCATCGATGAAGTGTTTGAAATGGTCGGAAAAATGGAAGCTCGTCTACTTGAGATGATATACAATTTTATAAAAAATGCAGAAGATTCACCAGATTGCCAATGTCATCACGCATTAGATGGTGCAGAAGTGTAA